Proteins found in one Triticum urartu cultivar G1812 chromosome 4, Tu2.1, whole genome shotgun sequence genomic segment:
- the LOC125551169 gene encoding GDSL esterase/lipase CPRD49: MMGRPVFVLFGSSIVQYSFSNGGWGATLADVYARKADIVLRGYIAWNSRRALQVITKIFPKDSAVQPSLVVVYFGGNDSIAPHPSGLGPHVPLEEYMDNMRKIGEHLKSLSDKTRVIFLSCPPLNEELLKKSTSTALSEIVRTNETCRLYSEACISVSKEMGIKVVDLWNAMQKREDWATACFTDGLHLSEEGSNIVVEEILRILKEAEWDPCLHWKAMPTEFGEDSPYDLVASSGKSTINPSEWTFHRKRSWE, encoded by the exons ATGATGGGTCGCCCGGTGTTCGTGCTCTTCGGCTCCTCCATCGTGCAGTACAGCTTCAGCAACGGCGGATGGGGAGCCACCCTCGCCGACGTCTACGCCCGCAAG GCTGATATTGTTCTCAGAGGATATATTGCATGGAACTCAAGGCGAGCACTTCAAGTCATTACCAAAATTTTCCCCAAG GATTCAGCAGTGCAGCCTAGCTTGgtggtagtttactttggtgGCAATGATTCGATTGCTCCGCACCCTTCCGGGCTTGGACCTCATGTGCCACTTGAGGAGTACATGGACAACATGAGGAAGATAGGAGAGCACCTCAAGAGCCTGTCCGACAAGACTCGTGTGATCTTTCTGAGCTGCCCGCCGCTCAACGAGGAGCTGCTCAAGAAATCAACAAGCACTGCACTGAGCGAGATTGTGCGGACCAATGAAACCTGCCGTCTCTACTCTGAAGCATGTATATCTGTATCGAAAGAGATGGGCATCAAGGTGGTCGATCTTTGGAACGCCATGCAGAAACGAGAGGACTGGGCCACAGCATGCTTTAC GGACGGGCTGCATTTGTCAGAAGAGGGGAGCAATATAGTTGTGGAAGAGATCCTGAGGATCCTCAAGGAGGCGGAGTGGGATCCATGCCTACACTGGAAGGCGATGCCGACCGAGTTCGGGGAGGACTCGCCCTACGACCTTGTCGCCTCTAGCGGCAAATCCACCATCAACCCATCCGAGTGGACATTCCACAGGAAAAGATCATGGGAATGA